A DNA window from Stenotrophomonas sp. 57 contains the following coding sequences:
- a CDS encoding siderophore-interacting protein, with protein MTEHNNTRLRLDVRFRELTVLRTEEVTPHMRRIVLGGDDLAGFDSPGADDHIKLFFPNAAGEMVLPTMTAEGPRYPEGKEHSPARDYTPRWWDHETGELAIDFVLHDQGIAGPWAERAQPGDRLVIGGPRGSFVVADSYDAYVLIGDETALPAIARWLDVLPDGAEVQAFIEVRDEAERQDLPQYENVRIHWLERNGFPPASSTLLEDMLTDFEAPDGDVFYWIATESRRARMMRKFIEGHLGVPRDWIRSTGYWKAHPDETDGD; from the coding sequence ATGACCGAACACAACAACACGCGCCTGCGCCTGGATGTGCGCTTCCGTGAGCTGACCGTGCTGCGCACCGAAGAGGTCACCCCGCACATGCGCCGCATCGTGCTGGGTGGCGACGACCTGGCCGGTTTCGATTCGCCCGGCGCCGACGACCACATCAAGCTGTTCTTCCCCAACGCTGCGGGCGAGATGGTGCTGCCGACCATGACCGCCGAGGGCCCGCGCTACCCGGAAGGCAAGGAGCATTCGCCGGCCCGCGACTACACCCCGCGCTGGTGGGACCACGAGACCGGCGAGCTGGCCATCGACTTCGTGCTGCACGACCAGGGCATTGCCGGGCCGTGGGCCGAACGCGCGCAGCCGGGCGACAGGCTGGTGATCGGCGGCCCGCGCGGCTCGTTCGTGGTGGCCGACAGCTACGACGCCTATGTGCTGATCGGCGACGAGACCGCACTGCCCGCCATCGCCCGTTGGCTGGACGTGCTGCCGGACGGCGCCGAGGTGCAGGCCTTCATCGAAGTGCGCGACGAGGCCGAGCGCCAGGACCTGCCGCAGTACGAGAACGTGCGCATCCACTGGCTGGAGCGCAACGGCTTCCCGCCGGCCAGCAGTACGCTGCTGGAAGACATGCTGACCGACTTCGAGGCGCCGGACGGTGATGTCTTCTACTGGATCGCCACCGAATCACGCCGTGCGCGGATGATGCGCAAGTTCATCGAAGGCCACCTGGGCGTGCCGCGCGACTGGATTCGTTCCACTGGCTACTGGAAGGCCCACCCGGACGAAACCGACGGCGATTGA
- a CDS encoding ATP-binding protein, producing MSLDSRMDPIGIRPEVTMLSVLRHLNYRPWFALAEFIDNSIQSFISLESELLKAHGSDYKLKVDIVIESALPGEIVISDNAAGISREDFPRAFRAAQVPDDRTGLSEFGMGMKSAACWFSREWSVRTKALGDDVERTIAFDVESIVENGIESLGVASRPIDSSKSYTVVTLRGLHHSPKGRTLGKIRDHLSSIYRVYLRDKRLVLTINGEELDFLSPEILVALPYESPGVANVSSAPIQWKKQINLDFGQGQKVTGFAALRETGSTLYAGFSLFRRGRLIEGSHDETYRPASIFKQTNSYLYQRLFGELHVEGFEVSHTKDGFRWEEYEDLFLEFLKESLEGGPINLISQAENYRALPTKRSITTQALGATNSVVAHIESQVEPVLVDVRENPRHATPVPQHLDSVDAIASERTATINDGRYTWIVTLRATVDPAQNNWVSLAKSDVKVDDCRYTRRIEIEVSLAHPFSAEFIGSRNENIELFLRFATATCISLILSEDVSGDPPEGILLHFNYLLRGALSSAMIDNV from the coding sequence ATGTCACTTGATTCAAGGATGGATCCGATAGGAATTAGGCCTGAAGTTACGATGCTGTCAGTTCTAAGGCATCTTAACTATAGACCTTGGTTTGCGCTCGCGGAATTCATAGATAATTCAATTCAAAGCTTCATTTCCCTTGAGAGCGAGCTTCTGAAAGCTCATGGCTCTGATTACAAGCTGAAAGTTGATATTGTTATTGAATCGGCGCTGCCGGGAGAGATAGTTATCTCCGATAATGCCGCGGGTATTTCACGAGAAGATTTTCCGCGAGCTTTCCGGGCGGCGCAAGTTCCTGATGACAGGACGGGTTTGTCCGAATTTGGCATGGGTATGAAAAGCGCAGCCTGTTGGTTCTCCAGGGAGTGGAGTGTCCGCACTAAGGCGCTTGGGGATGACGTTGAAAGAACTATCGCCTTTGATGTCGAGAGCATCGTGGAAAATGGGATTGAGTCCCTTGGCGTGGCATCCCGGCCCATAGATAGCTCCAAAAGCTATACAGTAGTAACCCTGCGCGGTTTGCATCATTCTCCAAAGGGTAGAACTTTAGGGAAGATTCGCGATCATCTTTCTAGTATATATAGGGTTTATTTAAGGGATAAGCGGCTCGTCCTGACGATTAATGGCGAAGAGCTAGATTTTTTATCTCCCGAGATATTGGTTGCCTTGCCATACGAAAGCCCCGGTGTTGCGAATGTTTCTTCTGCTCCGATTCAATGGAAAAAGCAGATCAACCTCGACTTCGGACAGGGGCAGAAGGTGACAGGATTTGCCGCGCTTAGAGAGACGGGTTCGACGCTATATGCGGGATTTTCTCTTTTTAGAAGGGGGCGATTGATTGAAGGTAGTCATGACGAGACCTACCGCCCTGCTTCTATTTTCAAGCAGACCAATAGCTACCTATATCAGCGCTTATTTGGTGAGCTGCATGTCGAGGGGTTTGAAGTAAGTCACACGAAGGATGGTTTCCGCTGGGAGGAATATGAAGATCTGTTTCTTGAGTTCCTGAAGGAGTCTCTTGAAGGTGGGCCTATTAATCTAATTTCACAGGCGGAGAACTATCGCGCTTTGCCCACAAAGCGCAGCATAACAACCCAGGCACTCGGAGCTACAAATTCAGTAGTGGCTCATATAGAGAGCCAAGTTGAGCCAGTATTGGTCGACGTGCGTGAAAATCCGCGACATGCAACACCCGTCCCGCAGCATCTCGATTCTGTTGATGCTATTGCCTCAGAGAGGACTGCGACCATTAATGATGGGCGCTATACCTGGATTGTGACACTAAGGGCCACCGTCGACCCTGCTCAGAACAACTGGGTATCTCTTGCCAAGTCAGATGTGAAAGTAGACGATTGCCGCTATACAAGGAGAATCGAGATAGAGGTCTCACTTGCTCATCCGTTCTCTGCGGAATTTATCGGAAGTCGCAATGAGAATATTGAGTTGTTTCTTCGATTTGCAACCGCTACGTGTATTTCACTAATACTTTCCGAGGACGTTTCGGGTGATCCGCCGGAGGGCATCCTGCTGCACTTTAACTATCTACTCAGGGGGGCGCTCTCTAGCGCTATGATTGATAATGTCTAG
- a CDS encoding malonic semialdehyde reductase, whose translation MSHALDAAALDQLFRTARTQNAFLDKPVPESLLKELYDLVKWGPTAANTTPARFVFVTSKEAKEKLAPALSEGNLAKTMAAPVTVIIGFDLDFHEKLPYLFPHTDAKAWFDGPQEGRHEAAIRNGSLQGAYLILAARALGLDAGPMSGFDPAKVDEAFFAGTAIKSNFLVNLGYGDSAGLFPRLPRLSFDEAARIA comes from the coding sequence ATGTCCCACGCGCTCGACGCTGCTGCCCTCGATCAGCTGTTCCGTACTGCCCGCACCCAGAATGCTTTCCTGGACAAGCCGGTTCCTGAGAGCCTGTTGAAGGAACTGTACGACCTGGTGAAGTGGGGCCCGACCGCCGCCAACACCACGCCGGCCCGCTTCGTCTTCGTCACCTCGAAGGAAGCCAAGGAAAAGCTGGCCCCGGCCCTGTCCGAAGGCAACCTGGCCAAGACCATGGCCGCGCCGGTCACCGTCATCATCGGTTTCGACCTGGACTTCCACGAGAAGCTGCCCTATCTGTTCCCGCACACCGATGCCAAGGCCTGGTTCGATGGCCCGCAGGAAGGCCGCCACGAAGCCGCCATCCGCAACGGCAGCCTGCAGGGCGCCTACCTGATCCTGGCCGCGCGCGCGCTGGGCCTGGATGCCGGCCCGATGTCGGGCTTCGACCCGGCCAAGGTGGACGAAGCGTTCTTCGCCGGCACCGCCATCAAGTCGAATTTCCTGGTCAACCTGGGTTACGGTGACTCGGCGGGCCTGTTCCCGCGTCTGCCGCGCCTGTCGTTCGACGAAGCGGCGCGCATCGCGTGA
- a CDS encoding Z1 domain-containing protein: MSIVEEVKPPLRWNPIVGEFTEDFLTSKSSDPNGPSLSDLKDGTHSVLQEALRILGRCLPPSLPHGSETGLVVGYVQSGKTMSFETVIALARDNCYGLVVVLAGTKNNLRDQSEDRLKRDFGIDEGGDHWYHLSNPGRAQASQIQSKVDAWRKNSSKKSLLITVLKHGAQLDKLTEVLSRVNLSGLPALIIDDESDQASLNTFARDIRNNRVSPNKLSTTYEKIIALRDVLPHHSYLQYTATPQANLLLAQTDLLNPSFSELVTPGDAYTGGKEFFESNIGLVEEIPASDVPGKNNVLKSPPKSLLKALRFFLLVSAQHSLTRKKGLASKDRNRSMMVHPAVATTQHKVYKDWVEKAFNGIKERISSGDPSLARAMFKEEYAALSKTFPDLRPLSELMAALADEVIDDLNCVEVNGTPDAEKKVNWKATKYWILVGGAKLDRGYTVEGLCVTYMPRPLGSSPSADNLQQRARFYGYKKKYLGLCRVFLQKPVQAALTAYVEHEEFVRAALLENRGRPLREWRRDFILTQLLKPTRPNVIGIDLGRILVENWMVPRALHRDEDAVRENRSLLNSIQERWSLEYQRVPSSSLVNIGDVSAAVGTDVIQNVPLSVVISEFLLGLQVKDPLDAELHSALLIALSSLLVVNPESMVDVFLLDNLRPAYRTRQKTVAIPSSSRTAPMNQYFSNSANTANDRSFFTPGRVSLQLRAFDLGSRIRDRDSADVHDVAWYALYVPASMSQSIVVEGR; this comes from the coding sequence GTGAGTATCGTGGAGGAAGTTAAACCGCCGTTGCGTTGGAATCCGATTGTTGGAGAATTCACCGAAGATTTTCTGACTAGCAAATCCAGCGATCCTAATGGCCCCTCGCTATCTGATTTGAAGGACGGGACACATTCCGTTCTGCAAGAGGCTCTTAGAATCCTCGGGCGGTGCCTGCCCCCTTCGCTACCCCACGGTAGTGAGACCGGTCTTGTAGTTGGTTACGTGCAAAGCGGTAAGACCATGTCATTTGAGACCGTGATAGCTCTTGCGAGAGATAATTGCTATGGTCTGGTCGTGGTTCTTGCCGGAACTAAGAATAACCTTCGTGATCAGTCGGAAGACCGATTGAAAAGGGATTTTGGCATCGATGAGGGTGGGGATCATTGGTATCATCTCTCGAATCCTGGCAGAGCACAGGCAAGTCAAATACAGAGCAAGGTTGACGCCTGGAGGAAAAATTCTTCGAAGAAGTCATTGCTTATCACCGTGCTCAAGCACGGAGCTCAACTCGATAAATTGACGGAAGTTCTTTCTAGGGTTAACTTGTCGGGCCTGCCTGCACTTATAATTGATGACGAAAGTGATCAGGCTAGCTTAAATACATTTGCCCGCGACATTAGAAATAATAGGGTTTCGCCGAATAAGCTAAGCACTACATATGAAAAAATCATTGCGCTTAGGGATGTTCTGCCACACCACTCGTATCTGCAATACACCGCGACTCCCCAGGCGAATCTGCTTTTGGCACAAACAGATCTCCTGAATCCCTCCTTCTCCGAGTTGGTCACTCCTGGTGATGCATACACCGGAGGTAAGGAGTTCTTCGAATCCAACATCGGGCTTGTCGAGGAAATTCCCGCGAGTGATGTGCCGGGTAAAAATAATGTACTGAAGTCTCCGCCTAAGAGCTTGCTAAAGGCGCTTAGATTCTTTCTGCTTGTATCGGCCCAGCATTCACTTACTAGAAAAAAAGGATTAGCTTCAAAGGATAGAAATCGCTCTATGATGGTTCACCCAGCGGTGGCTACAACTCAGCATAAAGTTTATAAGGACTGGGTTGAGAAGGCTTTTAATGGGATAAAGGAGAGAATATCTTCAGGCGATCCGTCGTTGGCTCGAGCAATGTTCAAGGAAGAATACGCGGCGCTTTCAAAAACATTTCCTGATCTGAGGCCGCTGTCTGAACTTATGGCGGCGCTCGCTGATGAGGTGATCGATGATCTGAACTGCGTGGAGGTAAATGGCACGCCTGACGCGGAGAAGAAAGTTAACTGGAAGGCGACAAAATACTGGATTCTTGTTGGCGGTGCTAAGCTCGACCGCGGTTATACTGTAGAAGGCCTGTGCGTGACTTACATGCCAAGACCCTTGGGGTCTTCGCCTTCCGCCGATAATCTTCAACAGCGTGCTAGGTTTTATGGGTACAAGAAGAAGTACTTAGGGCTCTGCAGGGTGTTTCTGCAAAAGCCGGTTCAGGCCGCGCTTACGGCGTATGTGGAGCATGAGGAATTCGTCCGCGCGGCGCTCCTGGAGAATCGAGGCCGCCCACTGCGTGAATGGCGTCGTGATTTTATCCTGACTCAGTTGCTGAAGCCGACTCGCCCGAACGTGATTGGTATCGACCTGGGGCGAATACTAGTAGAGAACTGGATGGTTCCTCGGGCGTTGCACCGAGATGAAGACGCGGTCCGAGAGAATAGGAGTCTGCTCAATTCGATTCAGGAGCGCTGGTCTTTGGAATATCAGAGAGTTCCTTCGTCTAGCCTTGTAAACATCGGGGACGTTAGTGCTGCGGTGGGTACTGACGTTATCCAAAATGTTCCGTTGTCAGTTGTTATTTCAGAGTTTCTGCTTGGCCTGCAGGTCAAGGATCCATTGGATGCAGAACTCCATAGCGCGCTTCTTATAGCGCTTAGTTCACTTCTGGTAGTAAATCCAGAATCGATGGTTGATGTCTTTCTGCTTGATAATCTTCGCCCCGCCTACCGAACCAGGCAGAAAACAGTTGCAATTCCATCCAGTTCTCGCACCGCTCCGATGAATCAGTACTTCAGCAATAGTGCTAACACAGCAAATGATCGAAGCTTTTTTACGCCGGGTCGAGTCAGTCTTCAGTTGAGAGCGTTCGATTTGGGTTCCCGAATCCGGGACAGAGATAGCGCGGATGTTCACGATGTTGCGTGGTACGCCCTGTACGTGCCCGCTAGTATGAGCCAAAGTATCGTCGTGGAGGGGCGCTAG
- the dcm gene encoding DNA (cytosine-5-)-methyltransferase, with amino-acid sequence MNYYATSLQSNRRNMSHFRFVDLFAGLGGFHLALQRVGGKCVFAAEWKEHLRLLYQQNFGLMPEGDITLVDPGSLPDHDVLTAGFPCQPFSKAGEQLGFECTEQGSLFFNVAEILRIKRPPFFILENVPNLLKHDEGRTWQEIQRILTVDLRYDIRAEKFSPHNFGIPQIRERVYIVGSLKPLEDFEWPKTSSAETNIESVLDDNPVAAKRLSARAIQCLTIWEEFLMACPPDVELPSFPLWSMEWGATYPFEETTPYALRKKFGYAGLQGFKGSHGKRIGYLKTLEERWDSLPSHAKTAQIKFPKWKVDFIRQNREFYDKNREWIDPWLPKILEFPSSFQKLEWNVKGGNRDIWSYVIQFRASGVRVKRRTTAPSLIAMTDTQVPIIAWQKRYMTPTECARLQSLDGLKSLPSSPTRAFHALGNAVNSNVVQMVAEALLKSSVGKIKG; translated from the coding sequence ATGAACTACTACGCAACATCTCTTCAATCAAATCGCAGAAATATGTCGCATTTTCGATTCGTTGATCTTTTTGCTGGTCTCGGAGGCTTTCATCTTGCCCTCCAGCGTGTCGGTGGGAAATGCGTATTTGCCGCCGAATGGAAAGAGCATTTGCGGTTGCTCTATCAGCAAAACTTTGGGCTGATGCCTGAGGGCGACATCACATTAGTTGATCCTGGATCATTGCCTGATCATGATGTGTTGACTGCGGGATTTCCCTGTCAACCTTTCTCGAAGGCTGGCGAGCAGCTTGGTTTCGAGTGTACTGAGCAAGGAAGTCTCTTCTTTAATGTCGCCGAAATTCTTAGGATAAAGCGTCCTCCCTTCTTTATTCTTGAGAATGTGCCAAACCTCCTTAAGCATGACGAGGGGCGAACATGGCAAGAGATTCAGCGAATCTTGACCGTTGACCTGAGGTACGATATTAGGGCTGAGAAGTTCTCGCCACATAACTTCGGAATACCTCAAATTCGTGAGAGAGTTTATATTGTGGGTTCGTTGAAGCCGCTTGAGGATTTTGAGTGGCCGAAAACTAGCAGTGCCGAAACCAACATAGAATCTGTACTTGACGACAACCCAGTAGCTGCAAAGAGGCTATCCGCAAGAGCCATCCAATGTCTGACGATCTGGGAAGAATTTTTGATGGCCTGTCCCCCAGATGTCGAGCTTCCTTCTTTCCCCCTGTGGTCAATGGAATGGGGAGCCACTTACCCATTTGAAGAGACTACCCCATATGCGTTGAGAAAGAAGTTTGGGTATGCAGGACTCCAGGGATTCAAAGGTAGTCACGGAAAAAGGATCGGGTACCTTAAAACGCTCGAGGAGCGTTGGGATTCGCTACCAAGCCATGCGAAGACCGCTCAGATTAAATTTCCAAAATGGAAGGTGGATTTTATTCGGCAGAATCGAGAGTTCTACGATAAGAATCGAGAGTGGATCGATCCCTGGCTTCCTAAGATTCTTGAATTTCCATCGAGCTTTCAGAAGCTGGAGTGGAACGTAAAAGGTGGTAATAGGGATATTTGGAGTTACGTAATCCAATTTAGGGCGTCAGGCGTGAGAGTGAAAAGGAGGACAACTGCGCCCAGCCTCATCGCGATGACCGATACTCAGGTTCCCATCATTGCGTGGCAAAAGAGATATATGACCCCAACCGAGTGCGCGAGGCTTCAATCATTGGATGGGCTTAAAAGTCTTCCAAGTAGTCCCACGCGAGCATTTCACGCGCTAGGGAATGCGGTGAACTCTAATGTCGTTCAAATGGTCGCAGAAGCGCTTCTGAAAAGTTCAGTCGGAAAAATCAAAGGATAA
- the aceE gene encoding pyruvate dehydrogenase (acetyl-transferring), homodimeric type, whose protein sequence is MNWLNEVLNNDPNPVETQEWIESLKAVIDVEGSERAHQLLEGMVELTRRSGAYLPFSPTTEYVNTIEPQLEAKSPGNAELEWRIRSIIRWNAMATVVRANRKPGDLGGHIASFASGATLYDVGFNHFWRAPSENHPGDLLFIQGHSAPGIYARSFLEGRISEEQLDKFRMEVDGGGLSSYPHPWLMPDYWQTPTVSMGLGPLAAIYQAQFMRYLENRGLIEKSDRKVWCFIGDGESDEPETLGAIALAGREGLDNLIFVVNCNLQRLDGPVRGNGKIIQELEGVFRGGGWNVIKLLWGGYWDALLAKDTNGVLKKLMMETVDGEYQNCKAFGGAYTREHFFGKYPETAAMVAGLSDDDIWRLNRGGHDPHKVYAAYHQAVNTKGMPTVILAKTVKGYGMGSAGEALNPTHQTKKLDDEAVRHFRDRFNIPVTDAQLADGQVPFYHPGPDSPEVQYLQERRAALGGYLPQRRRKADKTFVAPKLEAYERLLKSSGERSYSTTMAFVQSLNITLRDKELGPHIVPIVADEARTFGMEGLFRQIGIYAPFGQKYKPVDADQLMFYREDQSGQVLQQGISEPGAISSWMAAGTSYSVSNVPMLPFYIYYSMFGFQRVGDIAWQAADMRTRGFLLGGTAGRTTLNGEGLQHEDGFSHLVAGGIPNVRSYDPTFGFEVTVILQHGTKRMMEDQVDEYYYVTLMNENYTHPEMPEGAAEGIVKGMYLLTDAGKPKKGELRVQLLGSGTILREAIAAAELLDKDFGVTADIWSCPSFNELRRDGFDVERANRLHPEGEQRKAYVTELLEGRQGPAIAATDYVRAYADQIRAFVPMSYTVLGTDGFGRSDTRANLRRFFEVDRYYIAHAAIAALAKEGKMTAKDVARAIKQYKIDPEKANPVGV, encoded by the coding sequence ATGAACTGGTTGAACGAGGTGCTGAACAACGACCCGAATCCTGTGGAAACCCAGGAGTGGATCGAGTCGTTGAAGGCCGTTATTGATGTCGAGGGCTCCGAGCGCGCGCATCAGCTGCTGGAAGGCATGGTGGAACTGACCCGTCGCTCGGGCGCCTACCTGCCGTTCTCTCCCACCACCGAGTACGTCAACACCATCGAGCCGCAGCTCGAGGCCAAGAGCCCGGGCAATGCCGAGCTGGAATGGCGCATCCGTTCGATCATCCGCTGGAACGCGATGGCCACCGTGGTGCGCGCCAACCGCAAGCCGGGTGACCTGGGCGGCCACATCGCCTCGTTCGCCTCCGGCGCCACCCTGTACGACGTGGGCTTCAACCACTTCTGGCGCGCCCCGAGCGAAAACCACCCAGGCGACCTGCTGTTCATCCAGGGCCACAGCGCCCCGGGCATCTACGCACGTTCCTTCCTGGAAGGCCGCATCAGCGAAGAGCAGCTGGACAAGTTCCGCATGGAAGTGGACGGCGGTGGCCTGTCCTCGTACCCGCACCCGTGGCTGATGCCGGACTACTGGCAGACCCCGACCGTGTCGATGGGCCTGGGCCCGCTGGCCGCCATCTACCAGGCGCAGTTCATGCGCTACCTGGAAAACCGTGGCCTGATCGAGAAGTCCGACCGCAAGGTGTGGTGCTTCATCGGCGACGGCGAGAGCGACGAGCCGGAAACCCTGGGTGCCATCGCCCTGGCTGGCCGTGAGGGCCTGGACAACCTGATCTTCGTGGTGAACTGCAACCTGCAGCGCCTGGACGGTCCGGTGCGCGGCAACGGCAAGATCATCCAGGAACTGGAAGGCGTGTTCCGTGGCGGCGGCTGGAACGTGATCAAACTGCTGTGGGGCGGTTACTGGGATGCCCTGCTGGCCAAGGACACCAATGGCGTTCTGAAGAAGCTGATGATGGAAACCGTCGACGGCGAATACCAGAACTGCAAGGCCTTCGGCGGCGCGTATACCCGCGAGCATTTCTTCGGCAAGTACCCGGAAACCGCCGCGATGGTCGCCGGCCTGAGCGACGACGACATCTGGCGCCTGAACCGTGGTGGCCACGACCCGCACAAGGTGTACGCCGCTTACCACCAGGCCGTGAACACCAAGGGCATGCCGACTGTCATCCTGGCCAAGACCGTGAAGGGTTACGGCATGGGCAGCGCCGGTGAGGCACTGAACCCGACCCACCAGACCAAGAAGCTGGACGACGAAGCGGTGCGCCACTTCCGCGACCGCTTCAACATTCCGGTGACCGACGCGCAGCTGGCCGACGGCCAGGTGCCGTTCTACCACCCGGGCCCGGATTCGCCGGAAGTGCAGTACCTGCAGGAACGCCGTGCCGCGCTGGGCGGTTACCTGCCGCAGCGCCGCCGCAAGGCCGACAAGACCTTCGTGGCGCCGAAGCTGGAAGCGTACGAGCGCCTGCTGAAGAGCAGCGGCGAGCGCAGCTACTCCACCACCATGGCGTTCGTGCAGAGCCTGAACATCACCCTGCGTGACAAGGAACTGGGCCCGCACATCGTGCCGATCGTGGCCGACGAAGCCCGTACCTTCGGCATGGAAGGCCTGTTCCGCCAGATCGGCATCTACGCGCCGTTCGGCCAGAAGTACAAGCCGGTCGACGCCGACCAGCTGATGTTCTACCGCGAAGACCAGAGCGGCCAGGTGCTGCAGCAGGGCATCAGCGAGCCGGGTGCGATCAGCTCGTGGATGGCCGCTGGTACCAGCTACTCGGTCAGCAACGTGCCGATGCTGCCGTTCTACATCTACTACTCGATGTTCGGCTTCCAGCGCGTGGGCGACATCGCCTGGCAGGCCGCGGACATGCGTACCCGCGGCTTCCTGCTGGGTGGCACCGCCGGCCGCACCACGCTGAACGGTGAAGGCCTGCAGCACGAGGATGGCTTCAGCCATCTGGTGGCCGGTGGCATCCCGAACGTGCGCAGCTACGACCCGACCTTCGGCTTCGAAGTGACGGTGATCCTGCAGCACGGCACCAAGCGCATGATGGAAGACCAGGTGGACGAGTACTACTACGTCACCCTGATGAACGAGAACTACACCCACCCGGAAATGCCGGAAGGCGCGGCCGAGGGCATCGTCAAGGGCATGTACCTGCTGACCGACGCCGGCAAGCCGAAGAAGGGCGAGCTGCGCGTGCAGCTGCTGGGCTCGGGCACCATCCTGCGCGAAGCCATTGCCGCGGCCGAGCTGCTGGACAAGGACTTCGGCGTGACCGCCGACATCTGGAGCTGCCCGAGCTTCAACGAACTGCGTCGCGATGGTTTCGACGTGGAGCGTGCCAACCGCCTGCATCCGGAAGGTGAGCAGCGCAAGGCCTACGTGACCGAGCTGCTGGAAGGCCGCCAGGGCCCGGCGATTGCCGCCACCGACTACGTGCGTGCGTACGCGGACCAGATCCGTGCGTTCGTGCCGATGTCGTACACGGTGCTGGGTACGGATGGTTTCGGCCGTTCGGATACGCGTGCGAACCTGCGTAGGTTCTTTGAAGTGGACCGCTACTACATCGCGCATGCCGCGATTGCGGCGCTGGCGAAGGAAGGGAAGATGACCGCGAAGGATGTGGCCCGGGCGATCAAGCAGTACAAGATTGATCCGGAGAAGGCTAATCCTGTTGGGGTTTGA
- a CDS encoding PadR family transcriptional regulator: MSRSPSPRPRSTDSAVPRRNGQPRVLSRGDLRLLVLALIGEQPRHGYELMQLISNQFMQAYTPSAGTMYPLLASFEQAGWIEAEEVDGKRIFRITAAGEFELKVQRTQVRLAQRRAFDRAREITKASLPAPLAGALHEFKRALVHHHGRWAEGEADEVAALLTRASALLNGTAGNEQPPISTTQPD; encoded by the coding sequence ATGAGCCGAAGCCCCTCTCCCAGACCCCGTTCCACCGATTCGGCGGTACCCCGTCGCAACGGCCAGCCGCGCGTGCTCAGCCGTGGCGACCTGCGCCTGCTGGTGCTGGCCCTGATCGGCGAGCAGCCGCGCCATGGCTACGAGCTGATGCAGCTGATCAGCAACCAGTTCATGCAGGCCTACACGCCCAGCGCCGGCACCATGTACCCGCTGCTGGCCAGCTTCGAGCAGGCCGGCTGGATCGAGGCCGAGGAAGTGGACGGCAAGCGGATCTTCCGCATCACCGCCGCCGGCGAGTTCGAGCTGAAGGTGCAGCGCACCCAGGTGCGGCTGGCGCAGCGACGCGCCTTCGACCGTGCCCGCGAGATCACCAAGGCCTCGCTGCCGGCGCCGCTGGCCGGCGCCCTGCACGAGTTCAAGCGGGCGCTGGTGCACCACCACGGACGCTGGGCCGAGGGCGAGGCGGACGAAGTGGCCGCGCTGCTGACCCGGGCCTCGGCCCTGCTCAACGGTACCGCCGGTAACGAGCAACCACCGATTTCAACGACCCAGCCAGACTGA
- a CDS encoding YceI family protein, with product MSATRKLLLPLALTLAIAACSKPADTAAPAADAAAPATTEQAATPAADAAAAAPAAEAIKIASGTYKLDPSHTDVLAQWSHFGFSNPSAHFGNVEGTLVYNAEDVTKSTVEVKLPLSGLNSFTAKFDEHLKSADFFDAAKFADATFKSTKVEAAGTNKLTVTGDLTIKGITKPVTLDVTVNGGGEHPMAKVPAAGFDATTTLKRSDFGVGAYAPNVSDEVKIRITTEATGEKPAA from the coding sequence ATGAGTGCCACCCGTAAACTGCTGCTGCCGCTGGCCCTGACCCTGGCCATCGCCGCCTGCTCCAAGCCGGCCGACACCGCTGCCCCGGCCGCCGATGCCGCCGCCCCGGCCACCACCGAGCAGGCCGCCACCCCGGCGGCTGATGCCGCTGCTGCCGCCCCGGCCGCCGAAGCGATCAAGATCGCCTCGGGCACCTACAAGCTGGACCCGAGCCACACCGACGTGCTGGCCCAGTGGAGCCACTTCGGCTTCTCCAACCCCAGCGCGCACTTCGGCAATGTTGAAGGCACCCTGGTGTACAACGCCGAAGACGTGACCAAGTCCACCGTGGAAGTGAAGCTGCCGCTGAGCGGCCTGAACAGCTTCACCGCCAAGTTCGACGAACACCTGAAGAGCGCCGACTTCTTCGACGCCGCCAAGTTCGCCGATGCCACCTTCAAGAGCACCAAGGTGGAAGCGGCCGGCACCAACAAGCTGACCGTCACCGGCGACCTGACCATCAAGGGCATCACCAAGCCGGTCACCCTGGACGTCACCGTCAACGGCGGCGGCGAGCACCCGATGGCCAAGGTTCCGGCGGCTGGCTTCGATGCCACCACCACCCTGAAGCGCAGCGATTTCGGCGTCGGCGCGTATGCCCCGAACGTCAGCGATGAAGTGAAGATCCGCATCACCACCGAAGCCACCGGCGAAAAGCCGGCGGCTTGA